In Nicotiana tabacum cultivar K326 chromosome 11, ASM71507v2, whole genome shotgun sequence, a single window of DNA contains:
- the LOC107803040 gene encoding small ribosomal subunit protein bS6m-like, whose amino-acid sequence MPLYDCMLLLKPHVKNEALMDLVVKVGKHVYRRNGVLADLKSFGTVQLGYGIKKLDGRYYQGKLVQMTVMTPPSLNNELHYLNKEDRLLRWLLVKHRDVKFGSDFLSEDDSKAELSSFRSNLYEDEEEEEEDDDDDDDDGETDETERNKV is encoded by the exons ATGCCACTTTACGACTGTATGCTTTTGCTGAAGCCCCATGTAAAGAACGAGGCTCTGATGGACCTTGTTGTAAAGGTCGGGAAGCATGTTTATCGAAGAAATGGTGTGCTTGCAGATTTAAAGTCATTTGGAACTGTTCAACTGGGTTATGGCATTAAGAAACTAGATGGAAGATACTATCAG GGTAAACTGGTGCAAATGACAGTGATGACACCACCCAGTTTAAACAATGAGCTGCATTACCTGAACAAAGAAGACCGCTTGCTCCGCTGGCTTTTGGTTAAGCATCGAGACGTCAAATTTGGATCGGACTTTTTGAGTGAAGATGATTCCAAGGCTGAACTAAGTTCGTTCAGAAGCAACTTgtatgaggatgaagaagaagaagaagaagatgatgatgatgacgacgacGACGGTGAAACCGATGAAACTGAGAGAAACAAAGTGTAG